Proteins from a genomic interval of Treponema brennaborense DSM 12168:
- a CDS encoding 1-acyl-sn-glycerol-3-phosphate acyltransferase, producing the protein MTGIPLGERYKCYFGELAKLAQAADKIDETNVYQAANPGTRKIMDAMLKDNLLDGSRLEGCGHFKDFLDKLQAGKRGLILMEHYSNMDLPALCYLLEHDGGDFGTEVSNRLVAIAGMKLNEANPMVKAWAEGFTRIVIYPSRSLAAHTDPDERAAEEAKSRKINMASMRAMDAAKRNGQAILVFPSGTRYRPGKPETKRGLREIDSYLRMFDVMILVSINGNCLRINPAEPENMLADLVVQDVVIMSASPVIECKKFRNEVIDSLGENPEIRGIDPKQKTVDRVMELLDEQHARYDSVRRQSLEALGRENPDAEFGL; encoded by the coding sequence ATGACAGGAATCCCTCTCGGCGAACGCTACAAATGCTATTTCGGTGAATTGGCAAAACTGGCGCAGGCCGCGGATAAAATTGACGAAACGAACGTATATCAGGCAGCGAATCCGGGAACCCGTAAAATTATGGACGCCATGCTTAAAGACAATCTGCTCGACGGTTCCCGGCTCGAAGGCTGCGGGCATTTTAAAGATTTTTTGGATAAACTTCAGGCCGGCAAACGCGGTCTCATACTGATGGAACATTACAGCAACATGGATTTGCCCGCGCTGTGTTATCTGCTGGAACACGACGGCGGAGACTTCGGTACGGAAGTTTCAAATCGGCTGGTCGCGATCGCGGGTATGAAATTGAACGAAGCGAACCCGATGGTAAAAGCCTGGGCGGAAGGTTTTACCCGGATCGTCATCTATCCCAGCCGCAGTTTGGCTGCGCATACCGATCCGGACGAACGCGCTGCGGAAGAAGCGAAAAGCCGCAAGATAAACATGGCGTCCATGCGCGCCATGGACGCGGCGAAACGCAACGGTCAGGCTATTTTGGTGTTCCCGAGCGGAACGCGCTACCGGCCGGGAAAACCCGAAACCAAACGCGGCCTGCGCGAGATCGATTCGTATTTGCGCATGTTCGATGTCATGATACTCGTGTCCATAAACGGCAACTGTCTGCGCATCAATCCGGCCGAGCCTGAAAACATGCTGGCCGATTTGGTCGTGCAGGACGTCGTCATCATGTCGGCAAGTCCCGTCATTGAATGCAAAAAATTCCGCAACGAAGTGATCGATTCGTTGGGCGAAAATCCCGAAATCCGGGGCATCGATCCCAAACAGAAGACCGTCGACCGCGTTATGGAACTGCTCGACGAACAGCACGCGCGCTACGATTCCGTCCGCCGGCAGTCGCTGGAAGCGCTCGGCCGAGAGAATCCCGACGCGGAATTCGGTCTATAA